The following proteins are encoded in a genomic region of Pedosphaera parvula Ellin514:
- a CDS encoding sodium:solute symporter family protein yields the protein MTLHFIDWVIILLTLAICFLPALFFGKRAGKSTSEFFASGRSVPWWLAGLSMVATTFSSDTPNLVTDIVRRQGVAGNWCWWAFALTGMATVFFYARLWRRSGVMTDLEFYEIRYSGKAASCVRGFRSVYLGFFFNCMIMATVNLAACKIAGILFGLPRWETLLICGVLNVVFAAHSGLWGVLVIDMIQFFVKMTAVVAAAYFAVKHVGGMHELITKVSEKTGPDGVRYLNILPDFTNNWDLAMAVFIMPIAVQWWAVWYPGAEPGGGSYIAQRMLASKSEKDSLGAVLFFNVAHYVLRPWPWILVALCSLLVYPELSDIQKAFPNLDPKLLGHDIAYPAMLKFLPVGFIGLMVGGLIAANSSTILTHLNWGASYLVHDFYRRFIVTNASEKHYVWVGRLATVGLFASAAVLTFALDTAKDAFDIILQVGAGTGLLYLLRWFWWRINAWCEVVAMVSSFLVSVVLLVLKLYGTVFSAHTALLTTIAITTVCWVAAAYLAPQTDEETLIAFYKRVRPFGPGWKHIRLKAGVSESEAEATGENIPMSLLGWVAGCTVIWSGLFATGNYFYGRNGVALMLALVFAMSSAILVWVVNRLWTARPNQKLESKLVEDVAPPV from the coding sequence ATGACTCTACATTTTATTGATTGGGTTATTATTCTGCTCACGCTGGCGATCTGTTTTCTACCTGCCTTGTTTTTCGGCAAACGTGCGGGCAAGAGCACTTCTGAGTTTTTTGCATCCGGGCGTTCCGTGCCCTGGTGGTTGGCGGGGTTATCGATGGTGGCCACTACTTTCAGCAGCGATACACCGAATTTGGTTACAGATATCGTGCGCCGGCAGGGAGTGGCCGGGAACTGGTGCTGGTGGGCATTCGCGCTGACGGGAATGGCGACGGTATTTTTTTACGCCCGATTGTGGCGTCGCTCGGGGGTGATGACGGACCTGGAGTTTTATGAGATTCGTTACTCCGGCAAAGCGGCAAGCTGCGTGCGGGGATTTCGCTCGGTTTATCTCGGGTTTTTCTTCAATTGCATGATCATGGCGACGGTGAATCTCGCGGCGTGCAAAATTGCCGGCATTTTGTTTGGCTTGCCGCGGTGGGAGACGCTGTTGATTTGTGGCGTGTTGAACGTGGTCTTTGCAGCGCACTCCGGTCTTTGGGGTGTGCTGGTCATCGATATGATTCAATTTTTTGTCAAGATGACAGCGGTGGTTGCCGCTGCGTATTTTGCCGTCAAACATGTGGGAGGCATGCATGAGCTGATTACAAAAGTTTCAGAAAAAACCGGACCGGATGGAGTGCGTTACCTCAACATTCTACCGGACTTTACAAACAATTGGGATCTGGCGATGGCGGTCTTCATCATGCCGATAGCGGTGCAATGGTGGGCGGTTTGGTATCCGGGCGCAGAGCCAGGTGGAGGCAGTTATATTGCACAACGAATGCTGGCATCAAAGTCCGAGAAGGATTCGCTGGGGGCCGTGCTTTTCTTCAACGTTGCCCACTATGTGTTGCGTCCGTGGCCATGGATTTTGGTGGCCTTGTGTTCACTGCTGGTCTATCCGGAGCTATCGGATATCCAGAAGGCCTTTCCCAACCTTGATCCCAAATTGCTGGGCCACGACATTGCCTACCCGGCGATGCTCAAGTTTTTGCCGGTGGGTTTTATCGGCCTGATGGTGGGGGGGCTTATTGCAGCAAACTCTTCCACCATCCTGACGCATTTGAATTGGGGCGCATCCTATCTGGTGCACGATTTTTACCGGAGGTTCATTGTCACTAATGCCAGCGAAAAGCATTACGTGTGGGTGGGGCGATTGGCCACAGTCGGGTTGTTTGCTTCTGCGGCCGTGCTCACTTTTGCTTTGGATACGGCCAAGGATGCATTTGACATTATTTTGCAGGTTGGTGCTGGAACCGGCCTGCTGTATCTGCTGAGGTGGTTCTGGTGGAGGATCAATGCCTGGTGCGAAGTGGTGGCTATGGTTAGTTCGTTCCTTGTCTCAGTTGTTCTTTTGGTTTTAAAGCTCTATGGCACTGTGTTTAGCGCACACACAGCGTTGTTGACAACGATTGCAATAACCACGGTGTGCTGGGTTGCGGCGGCCTACCTGGCCCCGCAAACGGATGAAGAGACGTTGATTGCATTTTATAAGCGCGTCAGGCCGTTCGGCCCGGGGTGGAAACATATCCGCCTTAAGGCGGGCGTCAGCGAGAGTGAGGCGGAAGCGACTGGAGAAAACATTCCAATGTCACTTTTGGGGTGGGTGGCTGGCTGCACCGTGATCTGGTCCGGATTGTTTGCCACGGGTAACTATTTTTACGGGCGAAACGGAGTTGCGTTAATGCTCGCTCTAGTGTTTGCGATGAGCTCCGCGATCCTGGTTTGGGTGGTGAATAGGTTGTGGACTGCGCGTCCCAATCAAAAACTGGAATCCAAGCTCGTCGAAGATGTGGCTCCGCCCGTTTGA